Proteins from one Acanthopagrus latus isolate v.2019 chromosome 18, fAcaLat1.1, whole genome shotgun sequence genomic window:
- the LOC119007097 gene encoding uncharacterized protein LOC119007097 isoform X2 — protein MLRVGRCTDDLNFEMKTVDVGDDVTLTCARQKSLLSTFDLFWIRLVSGNMPESLGGTFNFDYDGVNKTPRITAKQGDGTFLLHISEAQLSDTGLYYCVKVDSLHMTFVEGTFLRLQGPEPDVTAVIQLPPSDPVRPGDSVTLQCSVLSDSQNKPCPGDHSVFWFRAGSESEHSFIYSHGNSGAECETSLEARSPQKCVYSFSKNVSSSDAGTYYCAVATCGEILFGNGTKLDTEALNMWNLQTANIVVFLLCDALVISLIVISYLSYTMKKKSCGCCNDAVVETNASDGQQSQQRDEESLTYSAPTFTKRKPRKADRNTVKPVEAETTYSDIRTFVRD, from the exons ATGCTCAGAGTCGGAC GATGCACAGACGATCTGAACTTTGAGATGAAGACTGTTGATGTTGGAGATGATGTGACTCTGACTTGCGCCCGTCAGAAGTCTTTGCTTtcaacatttgatttgttttggatCCGGCTGGTTTCTGGAAACATGCCTGAATCACTGGGAGGGACATTTAACTTTGATTATGATGGTGTGAACAAAACTCCTCGTATTACAGCAAAACAAGGCGATGGAACATTTCTTCTGCATATTAGTGAAGCACAGTTAAGTGATACTGGACTTTACTACTGTGTAAAGGTGGACAGCCTCCACATGACATTTGTGGAAGGAACATTTCTAAGACTTCAAG gaccagaaccagatGTCACCGCCGTCATTCAACTCCCTCCATCTGATCCGGTCCGTCCAGGAGACTCAGTGACTCTGCAGTGTTCAGTCCTCTCTGACTCCCAGAACAAACCGTGTCCAGGAGatcacagtgtgttctggttcagAGCCGGATCAGAATCTGAGCACAGTTTCATTTACTCTCATGGAAACAGTGGTGCTGAATGTGAGACGAGTCTCGAGGCTCGATCTCCACAGAAATGTGTCTACAGCTTCTCTAAGAACGTCAGCTCCTCTGATGCCGGGACTTATTACTGCGCTGTGGCCACATGTGGAGAGATTCTGTTTGGAAATGGAACAAAACTGGACACTGAAG CACTCAACATGTGGAATTTGCAGACGGCCAATAtagttgtgtttctgctctgtgatgcTCTGGTGATAAGTCTGATTGTGATTTCCTACCTGAGTTACACCATGAAGAAGAAATCTTGTGGTTGTTGCAACG atgcTGTCGTGGAAACAAATGCCAGTGATGGTCAGCAAAGTCAGCAG agagatgaagagtcGTTGACTTATTCTGCACCGACATTCACCAAGAGGAAACCTCgcaaagcagacagaaacacgGTAAAACCAGTAGAGGCAGAGACGACCTACTCTGACATCAGGACTTTTGTTAGAGATTAA
- the LOC119007097 gene encoding signal-regulatory protein beta-2-like isoform X1, producing MLIVFYSLLMLRVGRCTDDLNFEMKTVDVGDDVTLTCARQKSWLSTKLFWIRLVSGNMPELLGGTHSFDFYGVDKTPRITAKQGNGTFLLHISEAQLSDTGLYYCLKQKQLNMTFLEGTFLRIQGPEPDVTAVIQLPPSDPVRPGDSVSLQCSVLSDSQNKPCPGDHSVFWFRAGSDESDPSFIYSHGNSGAECETSLEARSPQKCVYSFSKNVSSSDAGTYYCAVATCGEILFGNGTKLDIEALNMWNLQSATILVFLLCAALVISLIVISYLSYTMKKKSCGCCNDAVMETNASDGQQSQQRDEESLTYSAATFTKRKPRKADRKTVKPAEAKMTYSDIRTFVRD from the exons atgctgatcGTGTTTTATTCACTGCTGATGCTCAGAGTCGGAC GATGCACAGACGATCTGAATTTTGAGATGAAGACTGTTGATGTTGGAGATGATGTGACTCTGACTTGTGCCCGTCAGAAGTCTTGGCTCTCAACTAAATTGTTTTGGATCCGGCTGGTTTCTGGAAACATGCCTGAGTTGTTGGGAGGAACACACAGCTTCGATTTTTATGGTGTGGACAAAACTCCTCGTATTACAGCAAAACAAGGCAATGGAACATTTCTTCTGCATATTAGTGAAGCACAGTTAAGTGATACTGGACTTTACTactgtttaaaacaaaagcaactcaacatgacatttttggaaGGAACATTTCTGAGAATCCAAG gaccAGAACCTGATGTCACCGCTGTCATTCAACTCCCTCCATCTGATCCGGTCCGTCCAGGAGactcagtgtctctgcagtgttCAGTCCTCTCTGACTCCCAGAACAAACCGTGTCCAGGAGatcacagtgtgttctggttcagAGCCGGATCAGATGAATCTGATCCCAGTTTTATTTACTCTCATGGAAACAGTGGTGCTGAATGTGAGACGAGTCTCGAGGCTCGATCTCCACAGAAATGTGTCTACAGCTTCTCTAAGAACGTCAGCTCCTCTGATGCCGGGACTTATTACTGTGCTGTGGCCACATGTGGAGAGATTCTGTTTGGAAATGGAACAAAACTGGACATTGAAG CACTCAACATGTGGAATTTGCAGTCGGCCACTATacttgtgtttctgctctgtgctgctctggtGATAAGTCTGATTGTGATTTCCTACCTGAGTTACACCATGAAGAAGAAATCTTGTGGTTGTTGCAACG atgctgtcatggaaacaaatgCCAGTGATGGTCAGCAAAGTCAGCAG agagatgaagagtcGTTGACTTATTCTGCAGCGACATTCACCAAGAGGAAACCTCgcaaagcagacagaaagacgGTAAAACCAGCAGAGGCAAAGATGACCTACTCTGACATCAGGACTTTTGTTAGAGATTAA
- the LOC119007092 gene encoding uncharacterized protein LOC119007092 isoform X3, translating to MILLHLLLTLSGVGCTVEQSFETKTAAVGENVALICRCGPLDTVFWIRPVSGKLPEVYKTFSSASFDPRIRSTEESGAFVLRITKATQRDTGVYYCVKTEKQNLTLLKGVDLKVQGSEPDTTAVPPSDPVRPGDSVTLQCSVLSDSETKTCPGGHSVCCLKDGSDVDSSFNYIQENPEGLSTEKCTYGFFRNVSSSDAATCCCAVATCVETVCDTRPKPDSEAADWQKDTVLYLLCAALILSLIIIVFLLYSVKKLKKQSCGCCTAAVALQTNPAAASVDHQSQQVRQVMTLWFILRRHSAVENLAEQTEGKQKQQRRRRRSASTLTSRLWSWIKNMQSWVLQCGQEAG from the exons ATGATTCTACTTCATTTACTGCTGACGCTCAGCGGAGTGG GATGCACAGTGGAGCAGAGCTTTGAGACAaagactgctgctgttggagagAACGTGGCTCTGATATGTCGCTGTGGACCGTTAGATACCGTGTTCTGGATCAGACCTGTTTCTGGAAAACTTCCTGAAGTCTATAAAACATTTAGCTCTGCAAGTTTTGATCCTCGCATCAGATCCACAGAAGAGTCTGGGGCTTTTGTCCTGCGCATCACAAAGGCAACTCAGAGAGATACTGGAGTTTACTactgtgtgaaaacagaaaaacaaaacttgacatTATTGAAAGGAGTGGACCTGAAAGTTCAAG GATCAGAACCTGACACCACTGCAGTTCCTCCTTCTGACCCGGTCCGTCCAGGAGACTCAGTGACTCTGCAGTGTTCagtcctctctgactctgagaCTAAAACATGTCCAGGAGGACACAGTGTGTGCTGTTTGAAAGACGGATCAGATGTTGATTCAAGTTTTAATTATATTCAAGAAAACCCAGAAGGACTCTCCACAGAGAAATGTACCTACGGCTTCTTCAGGAACGTCAGCTCCTCTGATGCCGCGACTTGTTGCTGTGCTGTGGCCACATGTGTGGAGACAGTTTGTGACACCAGACCAAAACCTGACAGCGAAG CAGCGGACTGGCAGAAAGATACAGTTCTCTACCTGCTTTGTGCCGCTTTGATTCTAAGTCTGATCATCATAGTCTTCCTCCTCTATTCAGTCAAGAAACTCAAGAAACAATCGTGTGGTTGTTGCACCG ctgctgttgctcttcAAACGAACCCGGCAGCAGCAAGTGTCgatcaccaaagtcagcagGTAAG ACAAGTGATGACTCTTTGGTTTATTCTGCGCCGACATTCAGCGGTAGAAAATCTAGCCGAGCAGACAGAAGGGAAgcaaaagcagcagaggaggaggaggaggagtgcatCTACACTAACGTCAAGGCTGTGGAGTTGGATTAAAA ACATGCAGTCTTGGGTGTTGCAGTGTGGACAGGAGGCTGGCTGA
- the LOC119007092 gene encoding uncharacterized protein LOC119007092 isoform X1 — protein sequence MILLHLLLTLSGVGCTVEQSFETKTAAVGENVALICRCGPLDTVFWIRPVSGKLPEVYKTFSSASFDPRIRSTEESGAFVLRITKATQRDTGVYYCVKTEKQNLTLLKGVDLKVQGSEPDTTAVPPSDPVRPGDSVTLQCSVLSDSETKTCPGGHSVCCLKDGSDVDSSFNYIQENPEGLSTEKCTYGFFRNVSSSDAATCCCAVATCVETVCDTRPKPDSEGKVHHISVSGKKHFVLFEFKFLLLKLFSRVYIVSAADWQKDTVLYLLCAALILSLIIIVFLLYSVKKLKKQSCGCCTAAVALQTNPAAASVDHQSQQVRQVMTLWFILRRHSAVENLAEQTEGKQKQQRRRRRSASTLTSRLWSWIKNMQSWVLQCGQEAG from the exons ATGATTCTACTTCATTTACTGCTGACGCTCAGCGGAGTGG GATGCACAGTGGAGCAGAGCTTTGAGACAaagactgctgctgttggagagAACGTGGCTCTGATATGTCGCTGTGGACCGTTAGATACCGTGTTCTGGATCAGACCTGTTTCTGGAAAACTTCCTGAAGTCTATAAAACATTTAGCTCTGCAAGTTTTGATCCTCGCATCAGATCCACAGAAGAGTCTGGGGCTTTTGTCCTGCGCATCACAAAGGCAACTCAGAGAGATACTGGAGTTTACTactgtgtgaaaacagaaaaacaaaacttgacatTATTGAAAGGAGTGGACCTGAAAGTTCAAG GATCAGAACCTGACACCACTGCAGTTCCTCCTTCTGACCCGGTCCGTCCAGGAGACTCAGTGACTCTGCAGTGTTCagtcctctctgactctgagaCTAAAACATGTCCAGGAGGACACAGTGTGTGCTGTTTGAAAGACGGATCAGATGTTGATTCAAGTTTTAATTATATTCAAGAAAACCCAGAAGGACTCTCCACAGAGAAATGTACCTACGGCTTCTTCAGGAACGTCAGCTCCTCTGATGCCGCGACTTGTTGCTGTGCTGTGGCCACATGTGTGGAGACAGTTTGTGACACCAGACCAAAACCTGACAGCGAAGGTAAGGTGCATCATATTTCTGTATCTGGAAAGAAGCATTTTGTGCTATTTGAGTTCAAGTTTTTGCTCTTGAAACTATTTTCTCGTGTTTATATTGTGTCAGCAGCGGACTGGCAGAAAGATACAGTTCTCTACCTGCTTTGTGCCGCTTTGATTCTAAGTCTGATCATCATAGTCTTCCTCCTCTATTCAGTCAAGAAACTCAAGAAACAATCGTGTGGTTGTTGCACCG ctgctgttgctcttcAAACGAACCCGGCAGCAGCAAGTGTCgatcaccaaagtcagcagGTAAG ACAAGTGATGACTCTTTGGTTTATTCTGCGCCGACATTCAGCGGTAGAAAATCTAGCCGAGCAGACAGAAGGGAAgcaaaagcagcagaggaggaggaggaggagtgcatCTACACTAACGTCAAGGCTGTGGAGTTGGATTAAAA ACATGCAGTCTTGGGTGTTGCAGTGTGGACAGGAGGCTGGCTGA
- the LOC119007092 gene encoding uncharacterized protein LOC119007092 isoform X4, with amino-acid sequence MILLHLLLTLSGVGCTVEQSFETKTAAVGENVALICRCGPLDTVFWIRPVSGKLPEVYKTFSSASFDPRIRSTEESGAFVLRITKATQRDTGVYYCVKTEKQNLTLLKGVDLKVQGSEPDTTAVPPSDPVRPGDSVTLQCSVLSDSETKTCPGGHSVCCLKDGSDVDSSFNYIQENPEGLSTEKCTYGFFRNVSSSDAATCCCAVATCVETVCDTRPKPDSEADWQKDTVLYLLCAALILSLIIIVFLLYSVKKLKKQSCGCCTAAVALQTNPAAASVDHQSQQVRQVMTLWFILRRHSAVENLAEQTEGKQKQQRRRRRSASTLTSRLWSWIKNMQSWVLQCGQEAG; translated from the exons ATGATTCTACTTCATTTACTGCTGACGCTCAGCGGAGTGG GATGCACAGTGGAGCAGAGCTTTGAGACAaagactgctgctgttggagagAACGTGGCTCTGATATGTCGCTGTGGACCGTTAGATACCGTGTTCTGGATCAGACCTGTTTCTGGAAAACTTCCTGAAGTCTATAAAACATTTAGCTCTGCAAGTTTTGATCCTCGCATCAGATCCACAGAAGAGTCTGGGGCTTTTGTCCTGCGCATCACAAAGGCAACTCAGAGAGATACTGGAGTTTACTactgtgtgaaaacagaaaaacaaaacttgacatTATTGAAAGGAGTGGACCTGAAAGTTCAAG GATCAGAACCTGACACCACTGCAGTTCCTCCTTCTGACCCGGTCCGTCCAGGAGACTCAGTGACTCTGCAGTGTTCagtcctctctgactctgagaCTAAAACATGTCCAGGAGGACACAGTGTGTGCTGTTTGAAAGACGGATCAGATGTTGATTCAAGTTTTAATTATATTCAAGAAAACCCAGAAGGACTCTCCACAGAGAAATGTACCTACGGCTTCTTCAGGAACGTCAGCTCCTCTGATGCCGCGACTTGTTGCTGTGCTGTGGCCACATGTGTGGAGACAGTTTGTGACACCAGACCAAAACCTGACAGCGAAG CGGACTGGCAGAAAGATACAGTTCTCTACCTGCTTTGTGCCGCTTTGATTCTAAGTCTGATCATCATAGTCTTCCTCCTCTATTCAGTCAAGAAACTCAAGAAACAATCGTGTGGTTGTTGCACCG ctgctgttgctcttcAAACGAACCCGGCAGCAGCAAGTGTCgatcaccaaagtcagcagGTAAG ACAAGTGATGACTCTTTGGTTTATTCTGCGCCGACATTCAGCGGTAGAAAATCTAGCCGAGCAGACAGAAGGGAAgcaaaagcagcagaggaggaggaggaggagtgcatCTACACTAACGTCAAGGCTGTGGAGTTGGATTAAAA ACATGCAGTCTTGGGTGTTGCAGTGTGGACAGGAGGCTGGCTGA
- the LOC119007092 gene encoding uncharacterized protein LOC119007092 isoform X6: MILLHLLLTLSGVGCTVEQSFETKTAAVGENVALICRCGPLDTVFWIRPVSGKLPEVYKTFSSASFDPRIRSTEESGAFVLRITKATQRDTGVYYCVKTEKQNLTLLKGVDLKVQGSEPDTTAVPPSDPVRPGDSVTLQCSVLSDSETKTCPGGHSVCCLKDGSDVDSSFNYIQENPEGLSTEKCTYGFFRNVSSSDAATCCCAVATCVETVCDTRPKPDSEVKKLKKQSCGCCTAAVALQTNPAAASVDHQSQQVRQVMTLWFILRRHSAVENLAEQTEGKQKQQRRRRRSASTLTSRLWSWIKNMQSWVLQCGQEAG, encoded by the exons ATGATTCTACTTCATTTACTGCTGACGCTCAGCGGAGTGG GATGCACAGTGGAGCAGAGCTTTGAGACAaagactgctgctgttggagagAACGTGGCTCTGATATGTCGCTGTGGACCGTTAGATACCGTGTTCTGGATCAGACCTGTTTCTGGAAAACTTCCTGAAGTCTATAAAACATTTAGCTCTGCAAGTTTTGATCCTCGCATCAGATCCACAGAAGAGTCTGGGGCTTTTGTCCTGCGCATCACAAAGGCAACTCAGAGAGATACTGGAGTTTACTactgtgtgaaaacagaaaaacaaaacttgacatTATTGAAAGGAGTGGACCTGAAAGTTCAAG GATCAGAACCTGACACCACTGCAGTTCCTCCTTCTGACCCGGTCCGTCCAGGAGACTCAGTGACTCTGCAGTGTTCagtcctctctgactctgagaCTAAAACATGTCCAGGAGGACACAGTGTGTGCTGTTTGAAAGACGGATCAGATGTTGATTCAAGTTTTAATTATATTCAAGAAAACCCAGAAGGACTCTCCACAGAGAAATGTACCTACGGCTTCTTCAGGAACGTCAGCTCCTCTGATGCCGCGACTTGTTGCTGTGCTGTGGCCACATGTGTGGAGACAGTTTGTGACACCAGACCAAAACCTGACAGCGAAG TCAAGAAACTCAAGAAACAATCGTGTGGTTGTTGCACCG ctgctgttgctcttcAAACGAACCCGGCAGCAGCAAGTGTCgatcaccaaagtcagcagGTAAG ACAAGTGATGACTCTTTGGTTTATTCTGCGCCGACATTCAGCGGTAGAAAATCTAGCCGAGCAGACAGAAGGGAAgcaaaagcagcagaggaggaggaggaggagtgcatCTACACTAACGTCAAGGCTGTGGAGTTGGATTAAAA ACATGCAGTCTTGGGTGTTGCAGTGTGGACAGGAGGCTGGCTGA
- the LOC119007092 gene encoding uncharacterized protein LOC119007092 isoform X2, with product MILLHLLLTLSGVGCTVEQSFETKTAAVGENVALICRCGPLDTVFWIRPVSGKLPEVYKTFSSASFDPRIRSTEESGAFVLRITKATQRDTGVYYCVKTEKQNLTLLKGVDLKVQGSEPDTTAVPPSDPVRPGDSVTLQCSVLSDSETKTCPGGHSVCCLKDGSDVDSSFNYIQENPEGLSTEKCTYGFFRNVSSSDAATCCCAVATCVETVCDTRPKPDSEGKVHHISVSGKKHFVLFEFKFLLLKLFSRVYIVSAADWQKDTVLYLLCAALILSLIIIVFLLYSVKKLKKQSCGCCTAAVALQTNPAAASVDHQSQQTSDDSLVYSAPTFSGRKSSRADRREAKAAEEEEEECIYTNVKAVELD from the exons ATGATTCTACTTCATTTACTGCTGACGCTCAGCGGAGTGG GATGCACAGTGGAGCAGAGCTTTGAGACAaagactgctgctgttggagagAACGTGGCTCTGATATGTCGCTGTGGACCGTTAGATACCGTGTTCTGGATCAGACCTGTTTCTGGAAAACTTCCTGAAGTCTATAAAACATTTAGCTCTGCAAGTTTTGATCCTCGCATCAGATCCACAGAAGAGTCTGGGGCTTTTGTCCTGCGCATCACAAAGGCAACTCAGAGAGATACTGGAGTTTACTactgtgtgaaaacagaaaaacaaaacttgacatTATTGAAAGGAGTGGACCTGAAAGTTCAAG GATCAGAACCTGACACCACTGCAGTTCCTCCTTCTGACCCGGTCCGTCCAGGAGACTCAGTGACTCTGCAGTGTTCagtcctctctgactctgagaCTAAAACATGTCCAGGAGGACACAGTGTGTGCTGTTTGAAAGACGGATCAGATGTTGATTCAAGTTTTAATTATATTCAAGAAAACCCAGAAGGACTCTCCACAGAGAAATGTACCTACGGCTTCTTCAGGAACGTCAGCTCCTCTGATGCCGCGACTTGTTGCTGTGCTGTGGCCACATGTGTGGAGACAGTTTGTGACACCAGACCAAAACCTGACAGCGAAGGTAAGGTGCATCATATTTCTGTATCTGGAAAGAAGCATTTTGTGCTATTTGAGTTCAAGTTTTTGCTCTTGAAACTATTTTCTCGTGTTTATATTGTGTCAGCAGCGGACTGGCAGAAAGATACAGTTCTCTACCTGCTTTGTGCCGCTTTGATTCTAAGTCTGATCATCATAGTCTTCCTCCTCTATTCAGTCAAGAAACTCAAGAAACAATCGTGTGGTTGTTGCACCG ctgctgttgctcttcAAACGAACCCGGCAGCAGCAAGTGTCgatcaccaaagtcagcag ACAAGTGATGACTCTTTGGTTTATTCTGCGCCGACATTCAGCGGTAGAAAATCTAGCCGAGCAGACAGAAGGGAAgcaaaagcagcagaggaggaggaggaggagtgcatCTACACTAACGTCAAGGCTGTGGAGTTGGATTAA
- the LOC119007092 gene encoding uncharacterized protein LOC119007092 isoform X5 produces the protein MILLWFTLLVLHRGYTLVPVTTVELGEPATFSCDFPNDLISRRSIQWYKQSAGDLLKLIVTRQKSTQPEYAPGFSNSRFQVNSDDNFCNLTILRTRRDDEGTYHCAVSEWIIKTVWSGTYLLLKGNSQRTLNYTVVQQPTASDPVRPGDLKTLQCSVLSDSETKTCPGDHSVFWFRVGSDKSHPNILYTDGNRRDECEDRSDTQKSCVHHFSKKVSSSDAGTYYCAVATCGEILFGNGAKVETECPRMNSEFIALVMAIICFVISLIGNIVFICCRISRPKCEQVKESTASEAKRVVSTQPVYDITESGDDLNYAALHLSGRRATSGRKKNEVETEESVYSQVKR, from the exons ATGATCCTGTTATGGTTCACATTGCTTGTGCTTCATCGAGGAT ATACACTGGTGCCAGTAACCACAGTTGAACTCGGGGAACCTGCGACCTTCTCGTGTGATTTTCCTAACGATCTGATCAGCCGTAGAAGCATCCAGTGGTACAAGCAGAGTGCCGGCGATTTACTGAAACTAATCGTGACGCGGCAGAAATCTACGCAGCCCGAGTACGCACCAGGGTTTTCGAACTCGAGATTTCAGGTGAACAGCGATGACAATTTTTGCAACCTGACCATCCTGAGGACAAGGCGAGACGACGAGGGCACGTATCACTGTGCAGTATCGGAGTGGATTATAAAGACGGTATGGAGCGGGACGTACCTGTTACTGAAAG gaaacagtcagAGGACATTGAACTACACTGTTGTTCAGCAGCCGACAGCCTCTGATCCAGTCCGTCCAGGAGACTTGAAGACTCTCCAGTGTTCagtcctctctgactctgagaCTAAAACATGTCCAGGAGatcacagtgtgttctggttcagAGTCGGATCAGATAAATCTCATCCGAACATCCTCtacactgatggaaacagacGTGATGAATGTGAAGACAGATCTGACACTCAGAAAAGCTGCGTTCACCACTTCTCTAAGAAGGTCAGCTCCTCTGATGCTGGAACTTACTACTGTGCTGTGGCCACATGTGGAGAGATTCTGTTTGGAAATGGAGCTAAAGTGGAAACTG AGTGTCCAAGAATGAATTCTGAGTTTATTGCTCTGGTGATGGCAATAATCTGCTTTGTCATTTCCCTGATtggaaatattgttttcatctgttgtcGAATTTCAAGACCAAAATGTGAACAAGTTAAAG AAAGCACAGCTTCAGAAGCAAAACGTGTCGTCTCAACTCAACCAGTATATGATATT ACTGAAAGTGGAGATGATCTGAACTACGCTGCGCTGCATTTATCTGGAAGAAGAGCTACAAGCGGGAGGAAGAAGAACGAGGTGGAGACGGAAGAAAGTGTGTATTCTCAAGTTAAACGCTGA
- the LOC119007092 gene encoding uncharacterized protein LOC119007092 isoform X7, with protein MILLHLLLTLSGVGCTVEQSFETKTAAVGENVALICRCGPLDTVFWIRPVSGKLPEVYKTFSSASFDPRIRSTEESGAFVLRITKATQRDTGVYYCVKTEKQNLTLLKGVDLKVQGSEPDTTAVPPSDPVRPGDSVTLQCSVLSDSETKTCPGGHSVCCLKDGSDVDSSFNYIQENPEGLSTEKCTYGFFRNVSSSDAATCCCAVATCVETVCDTRPKPDSEVKKLKKQSCGCCTAAVALQTNPAAASVDHQSQQTSDDSLVYSAPTFSGRKSSRADRREAKAAEEEEEECIYTNVKAVELD; from the exons ATGATTCTACTTCATTTACTGCTGACGCTCAGCGGAGTGG GATGCACAGTGGAGCAGAGCTTTGAGACAaagactgctgctgttggagagAACGTGGCTCTGATATGTCGCTGTGGACCGTTAGATACCGTGTTCTGGATCAGACCTGTTTCTGGAAAACTTCCTGAAGTCTATAAAACATTTAGCTCTGCAAGTTTTGATCCTCGCATCAGATCCACAGAAGAGTCTGGGGCTTTTGTCCTGCGCATCACAAAGGCAACTCAGAGAGATACTGGAGTTTACTactgtgtgaaaacagaaaaacaaaacttgacatTATTGAAAGGAGTGGACCTGAAAGTTCAAG GATCAGAACCTGACACCACTGCAGTTCCTCCTTCTGACCCGGTCCGTCCAGGAGACTCAGTGACTCTGCAGTGTTCagtcctctctgactctgagaCTAAAACATGTCCAGGAGGACACAGTGTGTGCTGTTTGAAAGACGGATCAGATGTTGATTCAAGTTTTAATTATATTCAAGAAAACCCAGAAGGACTCTCCACAGAGAAATGTACCTACGGCTTCTTCAGGAACGTCAGCTCCTCTGATGCCGCGACTTGTTGCTGTGCTGTGGCCACATGTGTGGAGACAGTTTGTGACACCAGACCAAAACCTGACAGCGAAG TCAAGAAACTCAAGAAACAATCGTGTGGTTGTTGCACCG ctgctgttgctcttcAAACGAACCCGGCAGCAGCAAGTGTCgatcaccaaagtcagcag ACAAGTGATGACTCTTTGGTTTATTCTGCGCCGACATTCAGCGGTAGAAAATCTAGCCGAGCAGACAGAAGGGAAgcaaaagcagcagaggaggaggaggaggagtgcatCTACACTAACGTCAAGGCTGTGGAGTTGGATTAA
- the LOC119007098 gene encoding uncharacterized protein LOC119007098: protein MMIVFCVTLLLLHQGYALVPVTTVQLGESVTFTCVLPLDEGGGKRLYWYKQSVGDDLKLIVTFMKHSTPVYGPEFSDSRWDLKVEKNISRLIILKATEEDEGMYHCAVIDWNETFWNGTYLSLKGISQRTWNYTVVQQPTASDPVRPGDLKTLQCSVLSDSETKTCPGDHSVFWFRVGSDKSHPNILYTDGNRRDECEDRSDSQKSCVHHFSKKVSSSDAGTYYCAVATCGEILFGNGAKVETERRMSPELIALVMAIICLVISLIGNIVFICRRTSRSICEQCKGIEGIPSQARNDNSSQPVCDVMEGGDDLNYAALPLTGRKATSGRKKKEPKTEESVYSQLRC from the exons ATGATGATCGTGTTCTGCGTTACACTGCTTCTCCTTCATCAAGGAT aTGCTCTGGttccagtgaccacagttcaactTGGTGAATCTGTGACCTTCACATGTGTTCTGCCTTTAGATGAGGGGGGTGGTAAACGTCTTTACTGGTACAAGCAGAGTGTCGGAGATGATCTGAAATTAATTGTAACATTTATGAAACATTCAACTCCTGTGTATGGACCAGAGTTTTCTGACTCTAGATGGGATCTAAAAGTTGAGAAGAATATTAGTAGACTGATCATTTTGAAAGCAACTGAAGAGGACGAGGGAATGTATCACTGTGCAGTCATAGACTGGAATGAGACCTTTTGGAATGGAACCTATTTGTCATTAAAAG gaaTCAGTCAGAGGACATGGAACTACACTGTTGTTCAGCAGCCGACAGCCTCTGATCCAGTCCGTCCAGGAGACTTGAAGACTCTCCAGTGTTCagtcctctctgactctgagaCTAAAACATGTCCAGGAGatcacagtgtgttctggttcagAGTCGGATCAGATAAATCTCATCCGAACATCCTCtacactgatggaaacagacGTGATGAATGTGAAGACAGATCTGACAGTCAGAAAAGCTGCGTTCATCACTTCTCTAAGAAGGTCAGCTCCTCTGATGCTGGAACTTACTACTGTGCTGTGGCCACATGTGGAGAGATTCTGTTTGGAAATGGAGCCAAAGTGGAAACCG AGCGAAGAATGAGTCCTGAGTTAATTGCTCTGGTGATGGCAATAATCTGCTTGGTCATTTCTCTGATtggaaatattgttttcatctgtcgCCGAACTTCAAGATCAATATGTGAGCAATGTAAAG GAATAGAAGGCATACCTTCACAAGCAAGAAATGACAACTCGAGCCAACCAGTATGTGATGTT ATGGAAGGTGGAGATGATCTGAACTATGCTGCGTTGCCTTTAACCGGGCGGAAAGCTACAAGTGGACGTAAGAAGAAAGAGCCGAAGACTGAAGAAAGTGTGTATTCTCAACTAAGATGCTGA